A window from Herbaspirillum sp. meg3 encodes these proteins:
- the prpF gene encoding 2-methylaconitate cis-trans isomerase PrpF has protein sequence MNHVPQIKIPATYIRGGTSKGVFFRLQDLPASAQQPGAARDALLMRVIGSPDPYGKQIDGMGGATSSTSKTVILSKSSRPGHDVDYLFGQVAIDSAFVDWSGNCGNLSAAVGPFAISNGLIDPDRVPINGTCTVRIWQANISKTIIAHVTITDGQVQETGDFELDGVTFPAAEVQLEFLDPADEGDGDAGGSMFPTGNLVDDLEVPGVGTFKATMINAGIPAIFLNAEDIGYTGAELQDAINSDPKALAMFETIRAHGAVRMGLIKHVEEAVKRQHTPKVAFVAKPRDYTASSGKKVAAGDVDLLVRAMSMGKLHHAMMGTAAVAIGTAAAVPGTLVNLAAGGGERTAVRFGHPSGTLRVGAEAKLIDGEWSVTKAIMSRSARVLMEGWVRVPGDAF, from the coding sequence ATGAACCACGTACCGCAAATCAAAATCCCCGCCACCTACATCCGTGGCGGCACCAGCAAAGGCGTGTTCTTCCGCCTGCAGGACTTGCCTGCATCTGCACAGCAGCCGGGCGCCGCACGCGACGCCTTGCTGATGCGCGTCATCGGCAGTCCAGATCCGTACGGCAAGCAGATTGACGGCATGGGCGGTGCAACGTCCAGCACCAGCAAAACCGTCATCCTGTCCAAATCCAGCCGTCCCGGTCATGACGTCGACTATCTGTTTGGCCAGGTGGCGATCGACAGCGCTTTTGTCGACTGGAGCGGCAACTGCGGCAACCTGTCCGCAGCAGTGGGGCCGTTTGCCATCAGCAACGGTCTGATCGATCCTGATCGCGTACCGATCAACGGCACCTGCACCGTACGCATCTGGCAAGCCAATATCAGCAAGACCATCATCGCGCACGTGACGATCACCGACGGTCAGGTGCAAGAGACCGGCGACTTCGAACTCGACGGTGTGACCTTTCCTGCGGCGGAAGTGCAGCTTGAATTTCTTGATCCGGCGGATGAAGGCGATGGTGACGCGGGAGGCTCGATGTTCCCGACCGGCAATCTGGTCGATGATCTGGAAGTGCCGGGTGTCGGCACCTTTAAGGCAACCATGATCAATGCCGGCATACCGGCGATTTTTCTGAATGCGGAAGATATCGGTTACACCGGCGCTGAGTTGCAGGACGCCATCAACAGCGATCCCAAAGCGCTGGCAATGTTCGAGACCATCCGTGCCCACGGCGCGGTGCGCATGGGGCTGATCAAGCATGTGGAGGAAGCAGTCAAGCGTCAGCACACGCCGAAGGTCGCCTTCGTCGCCAAGCCGCGCGACTACACTGCGTCCAGCGGCAAGAAGGTCGCCGCCGGCGATGTCGACCTGTTGGTGCGTGCAATGTCCATGGGCAAGTTGCATCACGCCATGATGGGCACGGCCGCAGTCGCCATCGGCACCGCAGCGGCGGTTCCCGGCACGCTGGTCAATCTCGCGGCGGGTGGTGGTGAGCGGACGGCTGTGCGTTTCGGGCATCCCTCCGGCACGTTGCGTGTCGGAGCCGAAGCAAAATTGATTGACGGCGAATGGAGCGTCACGAAGGCCATCATGAGCCGCAGCGCACGCGTGTTGATGGAAGGCTGGGTGCGTGTTCCCGGCGACGCGTTTTAG